The proteins below come from a single Tenuifilum thalassicum genomic window:
- a CDS encoding potassium channel family protein — translation MAYSFDSFKVEIIDRPFIRSDGFSTKQTAKLELFNGKGGLITTLNLGVPDLSEVYESIGQMKPVNLDFCYIFGFSTLACKRYLQIDKSQPIPIAGFSAKNSFFHSSISVDFSFAHFSGDFIIDESYIVAELLDFHLSSYGTQFRLTNSYIKASKANVTQVRFEGERASFKNSTFDEGFKDFQDSFFGANEVIFTNVEFSSGDVSFINTEFNSQDVDFRVSRFGVGKVDFHYARFGNSGVSFERVDFGSGRVDFRAVEFGAGRTSFNRSTFIDGEINFEGAEVQKGKLSLKRVDFGNSYLIFDLYQGFGTEVLFERSTFNNSVSFSEAKIGKLLFRECQFNASVNLHVQKCDEISLAGCTIRDIFEFYTHGKPPEIKSLNLAGVRLLGQLYIDWNANQVSNLIYSQADTSIVEKAEQFRILKENFNALGRYDEEDKAYVEFKRCELRSSRSKASGNLLKRITNTTYYFLKMLLFDYMGLYATSPKRVLISIFFIYLFYSFLYILIMVSGVGHVVASSSAVESLGLVPRAFYFSVVTFFTIGYGDFSPDGFARIVAGSEGFMGVFLMAYFTVAFVRKILR, via the coding sequence ATGGCTTACTCGTTTGACTCATTTAAGGTTGAGATTATCGATAGACCCTTTATCCGTTCCGATGGCTTTTCTACCAAACAGACAGCCAAATTGGAACTTTTTAATGGTAAAGGGGGATTAATCACAACTCTGAACCTTGGAGTCCCCGATTTATCCGAGGTTTATGAAAGCATTGGACAAATGAAACCTGTAAACCTCGACTTCTGTTATATTTTTGGATTTTCGACCCTTGCATGTAAGCGTTACTTGCAAATCGATAAAAGTCAACCTATCCCAATTGCAGGTTTCTCGGCAAAGAATTCTTTTTTTCATTCTTCAATAAGTGTCGATTTCTCTTTTGCTCATTTCTCTGGCGATTTCATAATAGATGAATCATATATAGTAGCAGAACTCCTTGATTTTCACCTATCAAGTTATGGCACTCAATTTCGTTTAACAAACAGCTATATAAAAGCATCAAAGGCAAATGTTACCCAGGTGAGGTTTGAGGGTGAACGTGCGTCATTTAAGAATTCTACTTTTGATGAAGGTTTTAAGGACTTTCAGGATTCCTTTTTTGGTGCAAATGAAGTGATTTTTACTAATGTTGAGTTTAGCAGTGGCGATGTTTCGTTTATAAACACCGAGTTTAACTCCCAGGATGTCGATTTTCGTGTATCTCGTTTTGGCGTAGGAAAGGTTGATTTTCACTATGCCCGATTTGGAAATAGTGGTGTTTCGTTTGAAAGGGTTGATTTTGGAAGCGGGCGTGTCGATTTTCGTGCAGTTGAGTTTGGGGCTGGTAGAACATCGTTTAATCGATCCACTTTTATTGATGGGGAGATCAATTTTGAAGGAGCAGAGGTTCAAAAGGGAAAACTTTCCCTTAAACGGGTCGATTTTGGGAATTCATATCTGATTTTTGACCTATACCAAGGGTTTGGGACCGAGGTGCTTTTTGAACGCTCAACTTTTAATAATAGTGTCAGCTTTAGCGAAGCTAAAATCGGGAAGTTGTTATTTAGGGAATGCCAGTTTAATGCATCGGTAAATTTGCATGTTCAAAAGTGCGATGAGATATCTCTTGCTGGATGTACGATCAGAGATATTTTTGAATTTTATACACATGGCAAGCCCCCCGAAATAAAAAGCTTGAACCTGGCAGGTGTTCGTTTGTTAGGTCAGCTTTACATTGATTGGAATGCTAACCAGGTTTCTAATTTGATATATTCGCAAGCAGATACAAGCATTGTTGAAAAAGCTGAACAGTTCAGGATTCTTAAAGAAAACTTTAATGCACTTGGGCGTTACGATGAGGAGGATAAAGCTTATGTTGAGTTTAAACGGTGCGAGCTCAGATCGTCACGTAGTAAAGCTTCAGGCAATTTACTTAAAAGGATTACCAATACAACTTACTACTTTTTGAAAATGTTGCTGTTTGACTATATGGGTTTATATGCTACATCGCCCAAGCGTGTATTAATCAGCATCTTTTTTATCTATTTATTTTACAGCTTTCTTTATATTCTGATTATGGTATCTGGGGTAGGGCATGTTGTAGCGTCGTCAAGTGCGGTTGAATCGTTGGGACTTGTTCCACGTGCTTTCTATTTTAGCGTTGTAACCTTTTTTACAATTGGTTATGGTGATTTTTCTCCCGATGGTTTTGCTCGTATTGTAGCTGGTTCTGAGGGGTTTATGGGCGTTTTCCTTATGGCGTATTTTACGGTTGCCTTCGTAAGAAAGATTTTAAGATAG
- the trmD gene encoding tRNA (guanosine(37)-N1)-methyltransferase TrmD, whose amino-acid sequence MRIDIITVLPELIESPLNHSIIKRAQNKGLVSIHIHHLRDYTTNKHRTVDDYAYGPDAGMVLMIEPIFKVIEKLKSERHYDEIIYTSPDGEPYKQSTANYLSTTENIIILCGHYKGVDQRVREHLITREISIGDYVLSGGELAAAIIVDSVVRLVPGVLSDETSALTDSFQDGLLAPPVYTRPAEFNGWKVPDILLSGNFKEIEKWQMEQAIERTKRLRPNLLKDE is encoded by the coding sequence ATGAGAATTGATATTATTACTGTTCTACCAGAACTAATTGAGAGTCCGCTAAACCATTCAATTATAAAACGAGCCCAAAACAAGGGGCTTGTAAGCATACATATTCACCACCTACGTGATTACACTACAAATAAACACCGAACAGTTGATGACTATGCCTACGGTCCAGATGCAGGAATGGTGCTTATGATTGAACCCATATTTAAGGTTATAGAAAAGCTAAAAAGCGAACGCCATTATGATGAGATTATCTACACCTCACCCGATGGTGAGCCATATAAACAATCAACTGCAAACTACTTGAGCACAACAGAGAATATTATTATTTTATGTGGCCATTATAAAGGAGTAGATCAAAGAGTTAGAGAGCATCTGATTACTCGAGAAATTTCAATTGGCGATTACGTACTTTCGGGTGGAGAACTAGCAGCTGCAATAATTGTTGACAGCGTTGTACGTTTGGTTCCAGGTGTGCTTTCCGATGAAACCTCTGCCCTAACCGATTCGTTTCAAGATGGTCTGCTTGCACCGCCAGTTTATACAAGGCCAGCAGAGTTTAATGGATGGAAAGTGCCAGATATTTTGCTCTCGGGCAACTTTAAGGAGATTGAAAAATGGCAAATGGAACAGGCCATTGAACGCACCAAGCGTTTACGTCCTAATCTGCTTAAAGACGAGTAA